Proteins from a genomic interval of Diprion similis isolate iyDipSimi1 chromosome 10, iyDipSimi1.1, whole genome shotgun sequence:
- the LOC124411527 gene encoding alpha-tocopherol transfer protein-like: MPEPNIERDSDDEEVALDLGEPPEEVMEYARTKLGETDEVKCLTIDELRDMIYERGECTPHRMDDAFLIRFLRARYFNVNRAHRLVVNYCNFKDDHPDIHRGLNPLDMRHIGDDDIMTVPAGRTQCGRRMMIFRIGNWDPRKYSIIEIFKATVIVLELGVLEPRAQILGGVVIFDLEGLTMAHAWTVTPQVASMVLALMVTSFPIKSHAIHILHQSWVFDAIFAVFKPLLDTRMRDKIFFHGSDMESLHRHVDPTSLPKKYGGTRNELPYYKWIDSLSKNPTVVKEMQLLGYIASEEILKKLET; this comes from the exons ATGCCGGAACCGAACATCGAAAGGGATTCCGACGATGAAGAGGTGGCACTTGACCTGGGTGAACCGCCAGAAGAGGTGATGGAGTATGCGAGAACCAAACTCGGGGAAACGGACGAGGTCAAATGCCTGACAATTGATGAACTCCGGGACATGATTTACG AGAGAGGCGAGTGTACGCCACATCGGATGGACGATGCCTTTTTGATCCGGTTTCTTCGGGCTCGTTACTTCAACGTAAACAGGGCGCATAGACTG GTAGTGAACTACTGCAACTTCAAGGATGACCATCCGGATATTCATCGTGGACTGAATCCCTTGGACATGCGGCACATTGGCGACGATGACATAATGACGGTGCCTGCCGGCCGGACGCAGTGTGGTCGGCGGATGATGATATTCAGAATTGGCAACTGGGATCCCAGGAAGTATTCTATAATCGAGATATTCAAGGCGACGGTGATAGTTCTGGAGCTCGGTGTACTGGAACCGAGAGCTCAGATCCTTGGTGGTGTCGTTATATTCGATCTCGAAGGTCTGACGATGGCTCACGCATGGACAGTGACGCCCCAA GTAGCGAGTATGGTTTTGGCCCTGATGGTGACTTCGTTTCCCATAAAGTCCCATGCCATTCACATCCTGCATCAGTCCTGGGTATTCGACGCTATATTCGCGGTCTTCAAGCCGCTCCTGGACACCAGGATGAGGGACAAGATCTTCTTTCACGGGTCGGACATGGAGAGTCTGCATAGACACGTGGACCCAACATCACTACCAAAAAAATACGGCGGTACCAGAAACGAACTTCCTTACTACAAGTGGATCGACTCGTTGAGCAAAAACCCGACGGTTGTTAAGGAGATGCAGCTGCTCGGCTACATTGCGTCTGAGGAAATACTGAAGAAACTCGAGACGTAA
- the LOC124411525 gene encoding alpha-tocopherol transfer protein-like isoform X1: MAKKAPTMMTDMDVLPSLKLGDFTLEFELGPPSAELVEVAKNELRETPERTKEAVAQLRELLNGETDLVWPSDNEAWLVRFLRPCKFYPESALKLIKHYYSFKVKHSNVYDNLKPSRERNIFEHNILTVLPNRDQHGRRILTIELGKKWKHNKCSLDEVFKGCVLFLEAATLEPCSQIAGAVVIFDMDGLSLQQTWQFTPPFAKRIVDWLQDSVPLRIKNIHIVNQPYIFNMVFALFKPFLREKLKSRIIFHGTDRKSLHEYMSPKCLPECYGGTLQIPRITGSQWLELLLMCDKEYEAINSYGYKKN, encoded by the exons ATGGCGAAGAAAGCAC CCACGATGATGACCGATATGGATGTCCTGCCGTCCTTGAAACTCGGTGATTTCACTCTCGAGTTTGAACTTGGACCACCGTCTGCTGAACTGGTTGAAGTGGCCAAAAATGAGCTTAGAGAAACACCTGAGAGAACGAAGGAGGCCGTTGCGCAACTCAGAGAGCTCCTCAACG GAGAGACTGATCTGGTCTGGCCATCCGACAACGAGGCGTGGTTGGTTAGGTTCCTAAGACCATGCAAGTTCTACCCGGAGTCGGCACTGAAGCTGATAAAGCACTACTATAGCTTCAAGGTAAAGCACTCGAACGTGTACGATAACCTGAAGCCAAGCCGTGAAAGGAACATCTTCGAACACAACATCCTGACGGTACTTCCAAACCGGGATCAGCACGGTCGTCGTATCCTGACCATTGAGCTGGGCAAGAAGTGGAAGCACAACAAGTGCAGCCTGGACGAAGTCTTCAAGGGTTGCGTACTTTTCCTCGAGGCTGCGACCCTCGAGCCCTGCTCTCAAATCGCTGGTGCTGTTGTCATCTTCGACATGGACGGTCTCTCTCTTCAGCAAACCTGGCAGTTCACCCCGCCCTTCGCTAAGAGGATCGTCGACTGGCTCCAGGACAGCGTTCCCCTCAGGATCAAGAACATCCACATTGTCAACCAGCCGTACATATTTAACATGGTCTTCGCACTGTTCAAACCTTTCCTCAGGGAGAAGCTCAAGAGCCGA atcATCTTCCACGGAACCGATAGGAAATCCCTCCACGAATACATGTCGCCGAAATGTTTGCCTGAATGTTACGGTGGTACTCTGCAAATTCCACGAATCACTGGATCCCAATGGCTTGAACTTTTGCTCATGTGCGACAAGGAGTACGAAG CAATCAACTCCTATGgttacaagaaaaattaa
- the LOC124411525 gene encoding alpha-tocopherol transfer protein-like isoform X2 has product MMTDMDVLPSLKLGDFTLEFELGPPSAELVEVAKNELRETPERTKEAVAQLRELLNGETDLVWPSDNEAWLVRFLRPCKFYPESALKLIKHYYSFKVKHSNVYDNLKPSRERNIFEHNILTVLPNRDQHGRRILTIELGKKWKHNKCSLDEVFKGCVLFLEAATLEPCSQIAGAVVIFDMDGLSLQQTWQFTPPFAKRIVDWLQDSVPLRIKNIHIVNQPYIFNMVFALFKPFLREKLKSRIIFHGTDRKSLHEYMSPKCLPECYGGTLQIPRITGSQWLELLLMCDKEYEAINSYGYKKN; this is encoded by the exons ATGATGACCGATATGGATGTCCTGCCGTCCTTGAAACTCGGTGATTTCACTCTCGAGTTTGAACTTGGACCACCGTCTGCTGAACTGGTTGAAGTGGCCAAAAATGAGCTTAGAGAAACACCTGAGAGAACGAAGGAGGCCGTTGCGCAACTCAGAGAGCTCCTCAACG GAGAGACTGATCTGGTCTGGCCATCCGACAACGAGGCGTGGTTGGTTAGGTTCCTAAGACCATGCAAGTTCTACCCGGAGTCGGCACTGAAGCTGATAAAGCACTACTATAGCTTCAAGGTAAAGCACTCGAACGTGTACGATAACCTGAAGCCAAGCCGTGAAAGGAACATCTTCGAACACAACATCCTGACGGTACTTCCAAACCGGGATCAGCACGGTCGTCGTATCCTGACCATTGAGCTGGGCAAGAAGTGGAAGCACAACAAGTGCAGCCTGGACGAAGTCTTCAAGGGTTGCGTACTTTTCCTCGAGGCTGCGACCCTCGAGCCCTGCTCTCAAATCGCTGGTGCTGTTGTCATCTTCGACATGGACGGTCTCTCTCTTCAGCAAACCTGGCAGTTCACCCCGCCCTTCGCTAAGAGGATCGTCGACTGGCTCCAGGACAGCGTTCCCCTCAGGATCAAGAACATCCACATTGTCAACCAGCCGTACATATTTAACATGGTCTTCGCACTGTTCAAACCTTTCCTCAGGGAGAAGCTCAAGAGCCGA atcATCTTCCACGGAACCGATAGGAAATCCCTCCACGAATACATGTCGCCGAAATGTTTGCCTGAATGTTACGGTGGTACTCTGCAAATTCCACGAATCACTGGATCCCAATGGCTTGAACTTTTGCTCATGTGCGACAAGGAGTACGAAG CAATCAACTCCTATGgttacaagaaaaattaa
- the LOC124411524 gene encoding alpha-tocopherol transfer protein-like has product MSKIIESSLAPGGQEALIERRRDAPSLMIGSVELRFEPEGLDDFYENKAREELRETDDVVAQGLEGLRELLKGETDLIVPAESDEYLYRFLRPCKWYPESAFELMKRFYGFRKSHRHICDGLAPSNERKVLESGIITPLPRRCSNGVRLMLIEGGRKWKPREVTLEEILKGVILSLQAAMAEPKTQVCGVRVILDMAGLSLSHVTHFTPSFARTVLEWVQRCMPCRLKGVHVINQPYVFNMVFALFKPFLQEKLRKRIHFHGTDRNSLLEHIDAKALPDRYGGDLEIPDEPVGTALWNYFCTFEEDFEESNKYGYVGKSV; this is encoded by the exons ATGTCCAAAATAATTGAGAGCAGTTTGGCCCCCGGTGGCCAGGAAGCGCTCATCGAGAGGCGTCGGGATGCACCGAGTCTTATGATCGGTTCGGTTGAGCTTCGCTTCGAACCCGAAGGACTCGACGATTTCTACGAAAATAAGGCCAGAGAGGAACTCAGGGAAACCGACGACGTCGTTGCCCAGGGACTTGAAGGTCTCAGGGAGCTTCTCAAAG gTGAAACGGACCTGATTGTACCCGCAGAATCTGATGAATATTTGTACAGATTTCTAAGACCTTGTAAATGGTATCCGGAAAGCGCTTTCGAACTG atgaAGCGTTTCTACGGATTTCGCAAATCACATCGTCACATCTGCGACGGTTTGGCGCCCAGTAATGAGCGGAAGGTCCTAGAATCCGGCATTATCACCCCCCTGCCTCGGAGGTGTAGCAACGGCGTTAGACTGATGCTAATCGAGGGTGGCAGGAAGTGGAAACCCAGGGAAGTTACCCTTGAAGAGATACTCAAGGGGGTCATACTCAGCCTCCAGGCAGCCATGGCGGAGCCCAAGACCCAG gtTTGCGGTGTTCGAGTGATACTTGACATGGCTGGACTCTCCTTGTCGCACGTTACTCACTTCACCCCAAGTTTTGCCAGGACAGTTCTCGAATGGGTGCAGCGTTGCATGCCCTGTCGCCTGAAGGGTGTCCACGTGATAAATCAACCCTATGTGTTCAACATGGTGTTTGCATTATTCAAACCCTTCTTGCAG GAAAAACTTCGGAAAAGGATACATTTCCATGGTACCGACAGAAACAGTCTTCTCGAACATATCGACGCGAAAGCCTTGCCCGATCGGTACGGCGGTGACTTAGAAATTCCCGACGAACCAGTCGGTACAGCGCTTTGGAATTACTTCTGCACTTTCGAAGAAGATTTTGAAG aatctaATAAGTACGGATACGTCGGTAAATCCGTGTGA